TTCACGATGCCGGCGTGACGGTGGGGCCGGGATGTGAGCCCGGGTGGTGGTGCCCGGTGGCCGGGGTGCTCCGGACACTGGGTGCCGCCGCACCCGCGGAAGCATTTCCACACCACGCAATGCCGAATTCACTGGGCGGCCGCCGCACGGCGAGCGGCTGGTGGCTGGCGCGGGTTGCGGCTCCGCGGTGCTCCGGCCACTGGGTGCCACCGCATGGCGGTGGCTCGTGTGTGGGGTGGCGGTTGCGGCGTGGTGGGGTCCCCGGTGCTGCGGCTGCTGTGCGTCGCCGCATCGGCGGGCGGTTGGTGAGTGGTCGGGGTGCTTCGGCCACCGCTCCGCGGTGGCTCGTGTGTGGGTGGCGGTTGCGGCGTGATGGTGGCCCGGGGTTGCCACGGCTGCTGAGCCTCGCCGCACCTGTGGGCGACCGGTGAGTGGCCCGGGGCGCTCCGGCCGCCGGGTGCCGCCGCACTCGCGGGCGGCTGGTGAGTGGGCGGCCACCGCCGCATCCATCAGCGCTGGCCAACACCCGACAGCGCTGGCGTCGGCGAGCGGGAAATCATCGCCGCAAGCGGCGTCGTCCGGTGAGGGGGCCCAGGCCGGACCGCCACCACGCCGGCCACGCGCCGGGCCGTCCCGCGACGGCCATCGCCACCGGCATCGAGTCGAAGAAGGAGTCCCGGCGCGTCACGCGGCCGTCGGCGGTCAGCCACAGCTCGTCCACGGCCCGGAAGGCGAGCGGCTTGCCGCGCAGGGTTCCGCTCAGCCGCAGCTCGATGAACAGCCGGTCCTCCCGGCCCGCCCACGACAGCACCTCGCCCCGCAGGTCCGGCAGGAACCCCAGCAGCCGC
The window above is part of the Amycolatopsis thermoflava N1165 genome. Proteins encoded here:
- a CDS encoding nuclear transport factor 2 family protein, with translation MTDWTAVHEKAVAAFAEGWARPHPQAWDALLAEDVELNQPMVPPTRGRQGWGREAERLLGFLPDLRGEVLSWAGREDRLFIELRLSGTLRGKPLAFRAVDELWLTADGRVTRRDSFFDSMPVAMAVAGRPGAWPAWWRSGLGPLTGRRRLRR